In the genome of Magnolia sinica isolate HGM2019 chromosome 2, MsV1, whole genome shotgun sequence, one region contains:
- the LOC131237267 gene encoding methyl-CpG-binding domain-containing protein 9-like, whose protein sequence is MTRCKDIVGSSDGDLRSLSSALLKIKDSLDRALCIYRSPKGCKEKAFCICCSNDLEHRNVVTCVTCKDWYHLSCMRPPLANVGMAKEYKCPFCLSIETGAISKNGRHPLISRETCPELKMFNELLCDARDFHAGITETDIVQDIVD, encoded by the exons ATGACGCGCTGCAAGGATATTGTGGGATCTTCGGATGGTGATCTAAGGTCATTGTCCAGTGCTCTTTTAAAG ATCAAGGATTCCCTGGATAGAGCTTTATGCATATATCGCAGTCCAAAAGGCTGCAAGGAAAAGGCTTTTTGCATATGCTGCTCTAATGATTTGGAACACCGAAATGTAGTAACTTGCGTAACATGCAAAGACTG GTACCATCTCTCATGCATGAGGCCACCACTGGCTAATGTAGGCATGGCAAAAGAATATAAATGCCCTTTCTGCCTTTCTATTGAGACTGGAGCTATTTCTAAGAATGGCAGGCATCCTTTG ATATCTAGGGAAACATGCCCTGAACTAAAGATGTTCAATGAACTTCTGTGTGATGCCAGGGATTTTCATGCAGG GATTACAGAAACAGATATAGTACAAGATATTGTGGATTAA